The following proteins are co-located in the Anoplopoma fimbria isolate UVic2021 breed Golden Eagle Sablefish chromosome 18, Afim_UVic_2022, whole genome shotgun sequence genome:
- the LOC129107386 gene encoding E3 ubiquitin-protein ligase TRIM50-like has protein sequence MERRQSLEDQLRCPVCLDVFTEPLMLQCGHSYCRCCVRSMTMDLLGQLQCPVCRCAVDGDSPPPNVSLARIIEALQEVSVSGAQPESCPQHHNPLSLYCEDEQTVICGLCGSIGAHRGHKITPVSSVYSRMKEDISCLITEFQHQKRKLEDQICKMAYNKSRITNESDVLKWVVRKEFGELRRCLEVEEAGFMQQVETSTAVLISSLQNQTDQLNLNLNRLQEAQNTLQDLSNEGHLGFIMKYGTIAPRFREIQELQQKEERIFSSLNFKTGFNHNDIKLTVWKRLQRKVLPAPELIRLDPQTAHPMLELHHGDTMVSCGALLRRLPDNPERFSYSYCVLANRGFSSGKHYWEVEVANKPKWRLGLIKGTTNRKAKLGKNPESGVWLIGLKDGVYEAFSSHRVVLPVLSPPHRVGLFLDYEGRGLTFYNSDSPDELGFIYSFRLEVQGKVYPLLDVCWHDRGHNKQPLVLPQPHKEHLLPQPHKEHLLPKPQKHTDKCTGSETHQA, from the exons ATGGAGCGTCGCCAGAGTCTGGAGGATCAGCTCAGGTGTCCCGTCTGTCTTGACGTCTTCACTGAGCCACTGATGTTACAGTGTGGACACTCCTACTGCAG GTGTTGTGTCCGCTCCATGACGATGGACCTTCTCGGTCAGCTGCAGTGTCCTGTGTGTCGCTGTGCTGTCGATGGAGACAGTCCTCCTCCCAACGTCAGCTTGGCTCGAATCATAGAGGCTCTGCAG GAAGTGagcgtttcaggagctcagccGGAGTCGTGTCCTCAGCATCACAACCCGCTCAGCCTTTACTGCGAAGACGAGCAGACGGTGATCTGTGGCCTCTGTGGAAGCATCGGTGCTCACCGTGGTCACAAAATCACACCTGTGAGCTCCGTCTACAGCCGCATGAAG gagGACATTTCCTGTCTGATAACAGAGTTCCAGCATCAGAAACGTAAATTGGAGGATCAGATCTGTAAAATGGCGTACAACAAATCCAGGATCACT AACGAGTCTGACGTGCTAAAATGGGTGGTGAGGAAGGAGTTTGGTGAACTGCGGCGCTGCCTGGAGGTGGAAGAGGCGGGTTTCATGCAGCAGGTGGAGACCTCAACAGCCGTCCTCATCTCGTCCCTCCAAAACCAGACAGACCAGTtaaacctgaacctgaaccggCTGCAGGAGGCCCAGAATACCCTGCAGGACCTGAGCAATGAAGGCCACCTGGGCTTCATCATG aAGTACGGAACGATCGCTccgag GTTCAGAGAGATTCAGGAGCTCcagcagaaggaggagaggatCTTCAGCTCTCTGAACTTTAAAACTGGTTTCAACCACAACGACATTAaactcactgtgtggaagagactgcAGAGAAAAGTCCTGCCAG caCCAGAGCTGATAAGGCTGGATCCTCAGACTGCTCACCCAATGTTGGAGCTCCATCATGGGGACACGATGGTGAGCTGTGGTGCTCTGCTGCGGAGGCTTCCTGATAATCCAGAGAGGTTCAGTTATAGTTACTGCGTCCTGGCCAACCGAGGCTTCTCCTCTGGGAAACACTACTGGGAG GTGGAGGTTGCTAACAAACCTAAATGGCGTCTCGGTTTGATCAAAGGAACGACCAATCGTAAAGCCAAGCTGGGGAAGAATCCAGAGAGTGGAGTGTGGTTGATCGGACTGAAGGACGGAGTTTATGAAGCCTTCTCTTCACACAGGGTGGTCCTGCCGGTGCTGTCTCCCCCCCATCGGGTGGGACTCTTTCTGGACTATGAGGGCAGAGGTCTCACCTTCTATAACAGCGACAGTCCTGATGAGCTCGGCTTCATCTACAGCTTCAGGCTGGAGGTTCAGGGAAAAGTCTACCCACTGCTGGACGTCTGCTGGCATGACCGAGGGCACAACAAACAGCCCCTGGTCCTCCCCCAGCCTCACAAGGAGCACCTTCTCCCCCAGCCTCACAAGGAGCACCTCCTCCCCAAGCCCCAGAAACACACCGACAAGTGTACTGGCTCAGAAACACATCAAGCTTAA
- the asb2a.1 gene encoding ankyrin repeat and SOCS box protein 2, with amino-acid sequence MAAAGVSRSEAFEDYSLYSNLSDEELLQLAIERSLTDSPGNASNDVTSAFANTTPHQPDSSSLNPASRNTNQSRHSSQCPPANYSSPNPPREEPPDPKTFDGTVSHFMTGSGKRMVEYRKADGSLAFIAPEPEEEEEPLFKAIRVGDASRVKALAMCLGTNLMLPSKPGWLAIHQAAWYGQETCLQVLLSAQPGMINKRTERGETALLVAVSKDQLQCVQVLLENGLDPNIPDYDKETPLYRACERSIPAMVAVLLNHGAAVNTHCVWGCTALHEAACRNNPEICEMLLKAGAKHNISNMYGISPLFTAAQSGQLATLRLLIKHGADINGQAADGATALYEASKNGHEEIVELLLSQNANANKPGKSGLLPIHVAAQRGSDIIVSMLISATSKTRVRRTGASPLHLAADRNRDDILEVLIKAGFDVNAQLSDERSRLYQDRRSTALYFSVINNNIDAVRMLLEAGSDPNLDVFRPLLVAARQGCIKTVTLLVEHGADINASIPTHPTTFPAVYMFSMKYLPMFKYLLDHGGHALSCFNCVFGNRPHPSIKTTRSERDLPDTDRVPQQRGGVQFCEMISAPSICRWAGPIIDILLDYVGHVTLCTRVMEHLDSYSGWSVIKDKAAPPRPLLQLCRIQVLQLVGRRRLKKLPLPGGLIRFLQHQEGSVEDL; translated from the exons ATGGCAGCAGCAGGCGTCTCTCGCTCTGAGGCCTTCGAGGATTATTCTCTCTACAGTAACCTGAGTGatgaggagctgctgcagctcgcCATCGAGCGCAGTCTGACTGACTCACCCGGCAACGCCTCCAATGACGTCACCTCTGCTTTTGCCAACACAACTCCTCaccaacctgacagcagcagcctgaACCCTGCATCCAGAAACACTAACCAATCAAGGCACAGCTCCCAATGTCCACCTGCAAACTACAGCTCTCCAAATCCCCCGAGGGAGGAGCCTCCTGATCC GAAGACTTTTGATGGGACAGTCAGTCACTTCATGACGGGTTCTGGGAAGCGCATGGTGGAGTATCGCAAAGCTGATGGCAGTCTGGCCTTCATAGCTCCAGAACCTGAAGA ggaggaggagcCTCTGTTCAAAGCAATCCGTGTCGGTGACGCGAGCAGAGTGAAAGCGTTGGCAATGTGTCTGGGAACAAACCTTATGCTGCCAAGTAAACCAGGCTGGCTTGCGATCCACCAGGCGGCTTGGTATGGTCAGGAAACCTGTTTGCAAGTACTGCTGTCAG CTCAGCCGGGAATGATCAACAAAAGAACGGAACGCGGTGAGACGGCGCTGCTTGTAGCTGTCAGCAAAGACCAGCTGCAATGTGTTCAGGTGCTGCTGGAAAATGGACTGGACCCCAACATCCCAGACTATGACAAAGAGACTCCCCTTTACAGAG cctGCGAGAGGAGCATCCCTGCGATGGTTGCGGTGTTGTTGAATCACGGTGCGGCGGTGAACACTCACTGTGTTTGGGGTTGCACCGCCCTGCACGAAGCCGCATGTCGAAACAACCCGGAGATCTGTGAGATGCTGCTGAAGGCTGGAGCCAAACACAACATCTCCAACATGTACGGCATCTCACCGCTGTTCACTGCAGCTCAGAGCGGGCAGCTCGCCACCCTGCGCCTCCTCATCAAACACG GTGCAGACATTAATGGTCAGGCTGCTGATGGAGCAACCGCTCTGTATGAAGCTTCTAAAAATGGACATGAAGAAATTGTGgagctcctcctctctcagaaCGCAAATGCCAACAAACCTGGAAAGTCTGGGTTATTACCGATTCATGTCGCTGCTCAGAGAGGAAGTGACAT CATTGTCTCCATGTTGATCTCGGCCACCAGTAAGACCAGAGTCCGGCGGACTGGCGCCAGCCCACTCCACCTGGCCGCTGACCGTAACCGTGATGACATCCTTGAAGTTCTGATCAAGGCGGGCTTCGATGTCAATGCTCAGCTGTCTGACGAACGATCAAGGCTGTACCAGGACCGCCGCAGCACGGCACTCTACTTCTCCgtcatcaacaacaacatcgACGCAGTGCGCATGCTGCTGGAGGCTGGTTCCGACCCAAACCTTGACGTGTTCAGGCCGCTGTTGGTGGCGGCGAGGCAGGGCTGTATCAAGACTGTCACCCTGCTGGTGGAGCACGGAGCTGACATCAACGCCTCCATCCCCACACACCCCACCACTTTCCCCGCTGTCTACATGTTCTCCATGAAGTACCTGCCTATGTTCAAGTACCTGCTTGACCACGGAGGCCACGCACTGTCCTGCTTCAACTGTGTCTTTGGTAACCGACCGCATCCATCAATCAAAACAACGCGATCAGAGAGGGACCTCCCCGACACTGACCGGGTCCCCCAGCAAAGGGGAGGCGTTCAG TTTTGTGAGATGATCTCGGCCCCTAGTATCTGTCGGTGGGCGGGGCCGATCATTGACATCCTGTTGGACTACGTTGGTCATGTGACTCTCTGCACCAGAGTGATGGAACACCTGGACAGTTACTCCGGCTGGAGCGTGATCAAGGACAAAGCAG CCCCTCCTCGCCcgctgctgcagctctgcagaatACAGGTTCTGCAGCTGGTTGGACGACGTCGTTTGAAGAAGCTGCCGCTGCCTGGTGGTCTGATCCGCTTCCTGCAGCACCAGGAAGGATCTGTGGAGGACTTGTGA